TGGGATCACTGATTTTATCGTGGCATGCGGTTATAAAGGCAATGTGATCAAAGAGTACTTTTCAAAAATTTTTCTCTCCGAGGCGGACGTCACCTTCGACCTGGCGAACAATACCATTGAATATCACCGTTCCCGCGTCGAATCCTGGCGGGTTACCTGCGTTGATACCGGGCTCAACAGCATGACGGGCGGTCGTCTGCGGCGCGTTCGCGAATATCTTGATGATGAAACTTTCTGCATGACCTACGGGGACGGGGTTTGCAATATCAACATTTCCGACGAAATTGAATTTCATAAAAAAACGGGGCGTAAAGCCACCATGGCCGCGGTGCAGGCTCCGGGGCGGTTCGGCGCGTTTACGCTGGGTCCGGATCAGGTGGAAGTGGAGCATTTTCAGGAAAAGCCGGATGGTGACGGTGCCTGGATTAACGGCGGTTATTTTGTGCTGGAACCGGACGTGATCGATTATGTGGATTCCGATAATATGGTGTGGGAGCGGGAGCCGCTTCAGCAGCTGGCACTGGCCGGAGAGCTTAATGCCTACCGTCATGCCGATTTCTGGCATCCCATGGATACCCTGCGCGACAAGCATGTGCTCGAAGAGCTGTGGGCTTCCGGTAAAGCGCCATGGAAAGTCTGGCAGGATTAAGGAGTTGAACAATGATTTTTAAAGAAGCTCCTCTGAAGGATGCATGGATTATCAGACAGAGTCCGATCGGTGATGACCGGGGATATTTTGCCCGCGCGTTTTGTGAAAAGGAGTTTGCGGAACATGGAATTCCTACGGGGTTCGTGCAGGTGAATACCTCATTCAGTAAAGATGTCGGTACACTCCGAGGGTTGCACTGGCAGACTGCCCCAGCACCGGAACCTAAATTCATGCGCTGCACCCGCGGGGCGATTTACGACATCATGGTGGATATGCGCCCGGAATCGCCGACGTATCTCCAGCACTTCGGAATCGAGCTGACGCCGGAGAATCAGACGATGGTTTATGTGCCGGCTTTTTTTGCCCATGGTTTCCTGACGCTGGAACCTGACAGCCAGTCGCTCTACATGGTCGGCGGTTATTATACGCCGGAATGTGAGCGGGGGGTGCGCTATAACGATCCGAAGCTGGGGATCAAATTACCCATTGAACCGAACGTCGTCAGCGAAAAGGATTTAAGCTGGCCTCTGCTGTAGACAGGTATTTTGAAACTGAAAAAGCCCGGTTGTCATGACCGGGCTTTTTTGTTTTCCAGAGACTGGAAGATCAGATGTTGCTGCTTTCCACCAGCAGGCGGTGGGAGAGGACGGCGAGTGAGGAGGCGAGTTCTTCGCGCTGAAGGATGACGTGGGCGGGAACGTCGAGGCTGGTAGGGGTGAAGTTCCAGATGGCGCGGATGCCGCCTTCGATCATTTTATCGGCCACACCCTGCGCCACTGAAGCGGTGACGGTCAGGATTCCGATCTGTACATGCATCCGGCGGGCGAGCTCCGGCATTTTTGCAATATCGAGTACGGTTTTTCCGTGTACTTCGGTGCCGATGATGGCGGGATTGTTGTCGAATGCGGCAACGATCCGCATACCGTGCTGTTCAAATCCTTTGTAACCGAGCAGGGCGGTGCCCATGCTGCCGACGCCGATCAGAAAGGCATCGGAAGTGTTGGACCAGCCCAGAAACTCTTCAATGGCGGAGATGATTTCATCCATCGGGAAGCCCAGCCGCGGGCGGCCGACGGCACCGGTAATGGCCAGGTCTTTGCGGACTACGATCGGATCGAGTCCCAGCTCTTTGGCGACGACCGTGCCGGAGGCATATTCCTCCCCGCTTTCTTTCATTTTCCGTAGTAACCGTAAATAGAGCGGCAGGCGTTTCAGGGTCGGCACGCCTGCAGTTTTTCGTTCCATTTGACTCATTAAAATTCTCCAAGTAATTGTGATAAATCGTACCAGTCTGGGTCGATATCCGTCAATCGATACCTGAGGTTCGATCCGAGACAACCATATCCGTACCGAACCCCGGAGTATTATGTACATAGTTTGCATAAATATCGATCATATGCAATCGATATAAATATATCCTAAAATGAGTTGCGTTCAAATACCGGTTTGCCTATAGATCGCGGCCTTGTTCGTCATTTTTGGATCATATCAGGGGTGAATATTGATCATGCATACAGGTATTCGGCCGTATAATTTCTTAATTTCGGTTCCCTTCTTTCCTGTAATTCATGAATATATTCGGCAGACAACGTTAACTTAGGAGTGAATAAATGGACAAAGCGTGGGACGGTTTTCAGGGGACGATCTGGAAAGAAAAAGTGGATGTGCGGGATTTTATTCAGGCGAACTATACGCCTTATGAGGGCGACGGCTCTTTCCTGGCTCCGGCGACGGACGCGACGTCCAGCCTTTGGACGCAGGTTTCCGACCTGATGAAAGAAGAGCTGAGCAAAGGTATTCTGGATGCGGATAGCGATCGTCCTTCCACGATTATCTCCCATGGCGCGGGTTTCATTGATCAGTCGCTGGAAAAAATTGTAGGCCTGCAGACGGATAAACCGCTGAAACGGGGGATTATGCCGAACGGCGGTCGTCGTATGGTGGAGATGGGGCTCGATGCTTACGGATACCACTTTGATGATCAGGTTAATGAGTTTTATAAGAAGTTCCGGAAAACACACAATGATGGTGTGTTTGATGCCTATACGCCGGAAATGCGCGCAGCGCGGTCGGCCGGAATTGTGACGGGTCTGCCGGATGCGTATGGCCGCGGCCGGATCATCGGCGATTATCGCCGCGCAGCCCTGTATGGTGTCGATTTTCTGATCAAAGATAAGCTGGCCCAGAAAGCCGAAACCGATCTCGGTGCAATGACCGAAGAGGTGATCCGCGAGCGGGAGGAACTGTCTGAGCAGCTGCGGGCTTTGGAAGAGCTCAAAGCGATGGCCGAAACGTATGGTTTTGATATTTCGCGTCCGGCATCAACGGCGCAGGAAGCAATTCAGTGGACCTATCTGGCTTATCTGGCGGCAACCAAGGAGCAGAACGGTGCGGCGATGTCGCTCGGCCGCGTTTCCACGTTCCTGGATATTTACATTGAACGTGATCTCGCGAACGGCGTGATTACAGAAACTGAAGCGCAGGAGTTTATTGATCACTTTGTTATGAAGCTCCGCATGATTCGTTTTCTCCGTACGCCGGCTTACGATGAGCTCTTTTCCGGTGATCCCACCTGGGTGACGGAATCCATCGGAGGAATGGGCACGGACGGCCGTCCGCTCTGCACCAAAAGCAGTATGCGTTTTCTGCATACGGTCTACAATCTGGGTCCGGCGCCGGAACCGAATCTGACGGTGCTGTGGTCTGAAAAACTGCCGTCGAATTTCAAGGATTTCTGCGCGAAGGTCTCTATTGATACCAGCACGATTCAGTATGAAAATGATGATCTGATGCGTCCGAAATTCGGTGATGACTATGGAATCGCCTGTTGTGTTTCGGCGATGCCGATCGGCAAACAGATGCAGTTTTTCGGTGCGCGCTGTAATCTGGCGAAGGCGTTGCTGTATGCGATCAACGGTGGTGTTGATGATAAGAGCGGAAAACAGGTGGGGCCGGACTTCGGCAAAGTTGAATCTGACTACCTCGATTACGATGAAGTGATGGAGAAATTTAAAAAGACGCAGGCCTGGCTCGCGGGGCTCTATCTCAACACGCTGAATGTTATTCACTACATGCACGACAAATATGCCTATGAGCGCATTCAGATGGCGTTGCATGACCGCAAGGTGCACCGTACGCTCGCCGGCGGAATTGCCGGGCTTTCGGTGGTGGCCGATGCCTTTTCCGCCATGAAGCATGCTAAAGTTAAAGTGATCCGTAATGAAGAGGGGATTGCGACCGACTATGAGGTCGAAGGCGATTATCCGGCTTATGGCAATAACGACGACCGCGTGGATTCTATCGCCTGCGAACTGGTTGAAGGCTTCATGGCTGAGCTTCGCAAACATCCGACCTACCGGAATTCCGAGCCGACGATGTCGATTCTTACGATTACATCAAATGTGGTGTACGGCAAAAAAACCGGAAATACGCCGGATGGACGTAAGGCGGGCGAACCGTTTGCTCCGGGGGCGAATCCGATGCACGGGCGGGATGTGAAAGGATCGGTTGCTTCGATGGCTTCCGTGGCAAAACTGCCGTATGATGATGCGGAAGACGGGATTTCCTATACCTTCTCCATTGTTCCGAAAGCATTGGGAAAAACCGATGAAACGCGGGTGCAGAATCTGTCGGGACTGATCGACGGCTATTTCCTGGAAACTGGACAGCATATCAACGTCAACGTATTCGACCGCGAAATGCTTGAAGATGCCATGGAAAAACCGGAGCTCTACCCCCAGCTCACCATTCGTGTTTCCGGCTATGCCGTGAACTTTACGCGTTTGACCCGCGAGCAGCAGCTTGATGTGATCAACCGCACCTTCCACGAACGGATGTAGCTGAAAAACAGAGATTATAAAGAACGCGAAGGAGTGACGGCAATTTTGTTTTGCGCCCTTCGCGTTCTTCTGTTCAATTCATTCCATGACGTTACAGGAAGCCAGAGAAGTTCGCGGGCGTATCAGCACTTTTGAAAGCTGCGGGACGGTAGACGGTCCGGGGCTGCGTACCGTGGTGTTTATGCAGGGCTGTCCGTTGCGCTGTCTCTATTGTCATAATCCGGAAACCTGGGAATTCGGCGGCGGCGATGAATGTACGGCCGGTGAGGTTTTCGACGAAATCAGCAAATATCGTAATTTCTGGAAAACATCCGGCGGCGGCGTCACTTTTTCCGGAGGAGAGCCGATGAGCCGGCCGCGGTTTCTGGAAGCCCTGCTGATGCTTTGCCGGGAAGAGGGGATTCACACGGTGGTCGACACCAGCGGTTTCACACTGATTACCGAGACCGTCAGACGGATCGTTGAGCTGACCGACCTTTTTCTGCTGGATATCAAAAGCGTGAATGCCAACATGCATCAGATCATTACCGGGGAATCGAATAAAAACACCATGGCATTTGCTGAATACCTGGCGTCGGTCGCGAAACCGGTCTGGATGCGCTACGTCATCGTTCCGCGTCTCAATGATCGTGTCCACTGTCTGGAAAAAATGGCGAAATGGGCCAGGGCACAGGGCAACATCGAAAAAGTTGAACTGCTTCCGTTTCATAAGATGGGGGAGTGGAAGTGGAAAAAGTATGAACTTCCATACCGTCTTTCCGAAACCTGGGAGCCGGGGGCTGAAGAGGTGAAGCAATATGCCGATATTTTCCGCGCCGAAGGTCTGGTGGTAGACTAGATTCCAAGGGTTGGAAAAAGGGAACGGCGCGGGGCAGTGGTGGCAAAAACACTGCCCCGCGCCGTTTTGTTGCGGGAGTTGGAGTAATCCCAGAATACAGGCGAATAACAAAATACGGGGTTATTCAGCGGTGTATATGCGTTAAAAGATATAAAAATATCGATATAAGTCAACCGTATAAACGATATTTTTATATCGAAACAGGTTCGTCCGTTCGGCGGTCGGTCATCGTTGGGCTTTCATCGCACAGTCTGGCGAGTTCCTTAAGGGCGATTCGCGGATTTCCGATGGTTCCGGGGCCGGCAATACAGCCGCCTTCACACGACATCACTTCCACAAAATTACCGGGGCAGGTTCCGGAGCTCCATTGTTTCATTCGGAGCAGGCTCTTTCGGTCTATTCCATCCACCTGCACCGGTTTCATGAGCCGCCGGCAGTCAGGCAGAGCCGCTTCGACGGCTTTCGTCACACCCCGGCTGGCGGCAAACCCTCGTCCTTCACGAGAAGGCTCGGCCGAAAAGGAGGCCGCTTCGCATTCGAGCACATCCACTTCAGCCCCCACCAGCATGGCCCCGAGTTCTTCGAAGGTCAGCACGAAATCGACGTCCGGATTTTTCCGGGCCTCGACGCGTTTTGCGATGCATGGGCCGATGAATACGGTTATTGCCTCGGGATCTTTTTTCCGGACATTGGCGGCGGTGTAGGCCATCGGAGTGGGGGTGTCCGAAACATAGGGTTTAAGCTCCGGGAGATGTTTTTCCACGGTTTCAATATAGGCCGGACAGCAGGAGGTGGTCATGAACGCTTCGCCGCCCGTTGTTCTTTCGAGCCATTCCGCACTTTCATGCAGCGCGGTTTGATCAGCGCCGGCGGCCACTTCCACCACATCGGAAAAACCGATGGTTTTGAGTGCGGTAATGAGTTGCGGCAGTGTGCCGGGCAGCTGGCCGGCAACCGACGGCGCAATCATGGCGACGGCATGACGGCTTTGAAGCGCCTTGAGCACATCAATCATCTGGGAGAGGTCGGTGATGGCGGCAAAGGGACATTCGCGCAGGCATTTTCCGCAATACGTGCATTTGGTGCGGTCGATCAGTTCCCGACCGGTTTCAGGATCTTTGGTAATGGCACCGACAGGGCAGGCTTCTTCGCATGGAATGGGAATGTGAATGATGGCATGATAGGGACATGCTTTCATGCAGAGTCCGCAGTTCACGCATTTTTCGGGATTGAGCCAGGCTTTGCCTTCGCGAAACTCGATGGCTTTTTTGGGGCAGACGGTTTCGCAGGAGCGTGCAAGGCAGCCTTTGCAGGCATTGGTGGCGGAATACTGCGTGGTCACGCACGCGCTGCAGGCGACATCGATGACGGTCAGTACCGGGTCGGCGGCTTCTGTACGCCGCAGGGCATTTTCAAAATAGGCGCTAATCGGTTTCAGTTCATCCGTTTCATTTTCCACGCTGTAGCCGAGAGCGGCCATGGTGCGGTATTTCAGGACGGCGCGATCTTTATAGATGCAGCAACGGGAGGCATTCCGGGCCCCTTTCAGCCGCATGCTGATCGGGATGCGGTTAATGGTGTCGGCGGGCTGGTCGGCAAAAAAAGCCCGGGCAACGCGAGCCAGAATTTCTTTTCGGAGGCGGTTGGCCTTGTTGTCGTGGAACATTAGTCCGACTCCAGTCCAATTTCTTCACGCACGGCGCGGAGCAGTTTGTTCAGCGTTGCATCGGAAATTATACGGTCGTTCACGCGGGCAAACGGAGCTTTTCCGTTTTTTTCATCGCCGCAGAGGCCCAGACAGTGGGAACCGGTCAGAGTGACGTGGCCGGCCGTCACCGGATCAAGCATTTCATCAAAAGTCAGCAGGTGGGCCCCGCCCATCAGATGGCAGGCGGTGCCGGTACAGATCGAAACATTCACGGTTTTCATATGAACTCCAGGGTTACTTCTTTCAGGTAATGCTCTTCCAGAACCGTTGCGATGCGCCGCAGCAGGCTGCGCCGGATTTCCAGTTCCATCGGGAGGCTGGGATCCTGATGGGCCTGGTTGATCCGGGTGCCGACGAGCAGGTGGATGAGGTCGGAGTTGAGCAGGTGTTCGCAGAGCAATGTGGCGGCATTCTGTTGAACCGGCCTCTTTTTTTTCTCCAGCAGGTTCAGAACTTCGGTCAGGGTAAGAATGCCTTCCGTCACGAGGTCGATACCGTCCAGTGTTGAAACCGGGGGCAGGGACGAACGTTTAAAGCGGAAGAGGTCGGTTTGGATTTCGCGCTTCAGTTCGCGCGCAACAATATCTGCTGAGGTCCCGCCGCTGACGATTTTGGTGCCGTCGAACCGGCGGATGATTTCGGCATATTCCCGGTCTTTTTTTTCCGAGAACGGCGGGCCCGAGGCGAGCAGGGTTCTGCGCGGAGTCCGGAAATAAAGCACGCCCGAAGTAATGTCATCGCAGGCCTGGTATCCGGTTTCGAGCTGGAGGGCGGCCTGTACAATGGAGCGGGCAAGCCGGCGGGCGGAAATTGATGTGTCGTTCTGAACCTGCTCTTCGGTATACGCTGTGCAGCCGCTGAGCCGCCAGCCCAGCGGATACTTTGGGGAGCCCATGCCGGCTTCAGTCACACCGTCGCTGAAAAAAATGATACGGTCCTCCGGCTGTGCAGTGAAGCGGCTGACGCGCAGCTTTCGGTAATCATCCTGATCGCCTGCAAATTCACGGCATGGCACCTTAACCGCTTTTCCGTTTCGAAGCAGGATAAACGGGGGGTTGCCCTGCTCAACAATCTGTACGAAACCGTCCGGATGGCAGTCGATCACCGTAAACGTGGCGTAAGCAATACGCCGGACCCGGCAGACCGGCAGCGAGTTCATGATGATCTGGGCGTAATGGACAAAGTCCGTATAGGAATCCGCAAACTTAATAGCCATGCTCGCCGTCATGTTGGCGAGGATATTCGCCTTTACGCCACTGCCGAGCCCGTCGGACAGCACGGCCAGCAGGCGGTGACTCTCCGGATCTTTCTGCACCATGAATGCATCGCCTGCAGTATGTTCCGAGGCTTTGCGCACCTGATAGAATTCCAGTTCTGTGAAGAGATTTTTCATCGGCGGGATTGGTGGGATTCCGGAGCGTCGGCGTAGTCGTCCGCAATGGAGCGCAAGAGAATTTCGGTATCGGCCATGTGTTCGCCGAGTTTGCAGGCAATGTCCTGTACTGCGGCCATATTTTTATCAATCACCTCACGGGCTTTCTGGGCAATGAGTTCACGCCGGTATTCCGTCTGGGTTACATCGAGCAGGGTGGCTCCCACCGTTTTTCCGGTTTCAATCGGAAAGATGCTCACTTTAAGGAGCCGGTCGTCAAATCGCAGGGTATCGGAATGGTATTCCCGCCCCGTTTGGTTCACGTGGTCAAACAGGGAGAAGAAGGGCAGAATTTTTCGAAGATCGGCACCTTCAAGGCCCGGGCGGGCCTCGTAAGCCAGCCGGGTTCCCTCGCCGGCCAGCATGGCAAAGTTTTCGTTACACTCAATGACCCGCAGCGCATCGTCCACAATTACAACGCCCGACGGCATGCAGCGCAGGAGGGCATTCGCCTTTTTCTGCGCCTGTTTGCGGAGATAGGACAAACACATATCGGGCTCGGCTTTTCCTTGAAGCAGGGCCGCGGCAAAAGTCCGGCAGGTTTCATAGCCGCAGCCGCCACAGTTCAGTTCGTCTTCCGGTTTATGTTTCCCAACGCGCTCAAGTGCGGTGCGCAGGTCCGATTCCGACGCGGCGGCCGGAGCCGGCGGAGCGGCGGAAAAGGTGTGGCGGACCGCTTCTGCGGGTGCGGCCGGGCGCTTCATTTCGGTGTTGCGGCGGATGGCCAGTTCCCCGGTGAGCAGGGTATGGCGGGCTTTGGTCTGCGGACCGCCGATACAGCCGCCGGGGCAGGCCAGTGCTTCCAGAAAAACCGGTACATCGAGCGATTCAGTATCGAGATTTTCCAGGGTTTGTAAAATGGCATCAATGCCGCTCATGGCGAGCAGCTCCGTGTCCGGAAGGTCGTAATCCTCCAGTGTTTTGTTCATACCGCCGACGACGGGATAGAGTGCGCCGTGTGCGGCCGGTTCGGGCTCAAAAACCGCGGGTTCGACCTCTTCCGGAATAATGCCGCATTCATCCAGCCATTCAGCAGTTTCCTGAAATGTAAGGGCAATATCGGTGAGCCCGTCAAAGGCATCGCTTTCACATTTTTTTGCAATACACGGGCCGATAAATACGACGGCGGTATCCGGTCCGTAATGCGCTTTCAGCAGCCGGGCATGCGCCTGCATAGGGCTGAGCAGGGAGGAGAGGCAACCGGTAAATTCGGGGCGGTATTTTCTGATATGGTCTACGACCACCGGGCAGGCGGTGGAGATATGCAGCCCCGGCGCAGCGTGTTTCAGCGATTCCGCGATGGAGTGCGTTACCGCTTCGGCCCCGAGCGCGGTTTCGCTGACGGCATAAAATCCAAGCTGCTTGAGGGCACCGGCAAGTGCGCCCGGAGCTGTGTCCGGCCATTCCCCCGCATACGACGGGGCAAGCGATGCTATGACTTTGTCTTTGCGCTGAAGCAGGTTTTTGGTGCGGGCAACGTCGTTTCTTACCTTTTTCGCCCCTGCCGGGCAGGTATGTACGCAGAGGCCGCAGGCAATGCAGCGTTCGGGAATCACCGTGGCGTGTCCGTTTTCAATTTTAATGGCTTTGACCGGACAGTGCCGCACGCATTTGTAGCAGTCGCGGCAGTCGGTCTTTTCAGTATAGATGGGATATTGACGGTTCATAATTTAGGCGATTTCTGCGGGTTACTGTGGGTCCGAACATTGGAAAATATCTTCGTGCCATCATGGCGATGGCAGCGCATCTGAAAAATAGTGTTCCAGCAGATCGAGCAGGGTGCCGGTATCGAGTTCATGATGAAGGTTTCCGTTGATTTCAATATTGGGTCCGCATCCGCATTTGTCGCGGCAACGGCAGCCTGAAAAAGTGATCTCGGCGGCAATGCCGTTGCCGTGCAGATAGTTTTCGATCAGTTCCAGATGCTCGCGGTTGCCGCGCGCAAAGCATGAACTGCCCATACAGATAATGATGCTGTTTTTCATGGTTTTCCCCGGAAATACATAAGCGCAATAAGGGTATTATCGAATCGATAAAAGTCAATCGATAATATTAGAATGATATGGATCATATTCGGGAACCGGGGTTTTTATTTGCGCAAAACAGTACGTTTCTTCACCATGCCGGGCTTATGAAAGCCATCGATCAGCTGAAAGATATTCCAGTCCTTGGAACTTCTGATATCCACATCTGGGGTGCTGAAGTGCCCCGGTGCCTGGGAAAACTCCAGGCATTGGAAAAGGTGCTTTGTCGGGAGGAGCGCGAAAAAGCGGATCGGTTCCGGCGGGAAACGGATCGGAACTCGTCGATCGTTGCCCGCGGGGCACTGCGTATCCTGCTCGCGGCCTATACGGGATATGCTGCGCCCGAGATCAGCTTCGGTTATTCAAAAA
This window of the Pontiella agarivorans genome carries:
- the rfbF gene encoding glucose-1-phosphate cytidylyltransferase; protein product: MKAVILAGGYGTRISEESAVRPKPMVDIGPEPIIWHIMKTYAHHGITDFIVACGYKGNVIKEYFSKIFLSEADVTFDLANNTIEYHRSRVESWRVTCVDTGLNSMTGGRLRRVREYLDDETFCMTYGDGVCNINISDEIEFHKKTGRKATMAAVQAPGRFGAFTLGPDQVEVEHFQEKPDGDGAWINGGYFVLEPDVIDYVDSDNMVWEREPLQQLALAGELNAYRHADFWHPMDTLRDKHVLEELWASGKAPWKVWQD
- the rfbC gene encoding dTDP-4-dehydrorhamnose 3,5-epimerase, which produces MIFKEAPLKDAWIIRQSPIGDDRGYFARAFCEKEFAEHGIPTGFVQVNTSFSKDVGTLRGLHWQTAPAPEPKFMRCTRGAIYDIMVDMRPESPTYLQHFGIELTPENQTMVYVPAFFAHGFLTLEPDSQSLYMVGGYYTPECERGVRYNDPKLGIKLPIEPNVVSEKDLSWPLL
- a CDS encoding redox-sensing transcriptional repressor Rex; this translates as MSQMERKTAGVPTLKRLPLYLRLLRKMKESGEEYASGTVVAKELGLDPIVVRKDLAITGAVGRPRLGFPMDEIISAIEEFLGWSNTSDAFLIGVGSMGTALLGYKGFEQHGMRIVAAFDNNPAIIGTEVHGKTVLDIAKMPELARRMHVQIGILTVTASVAQGVADKMIEGGIRAIWNFTPTSLDVPAHVILQREELASSLAVLSHRLLVESSNI
- the pflB gene encoding formate C-acetyltransferase; amino-acid sequence: MDKAWDGFQGTIWKEKVDVRDFIQANYTPYEGDGSFLAPATDATSSLWTQVSDLMKEELSKGILDADSDRPSTIISHGAGFIDQSLEKIVGLQTDKPLKRGIMPNGGRRMVEMGLDAYGYHFDDQVNEFYKKFRKTHNDGVFDAYTPEMRAARSAGIVTGLPDAYGRGRIIGDYRRAALYGVDFLIKDKLAQKAETDLGAMTEEVIREREELSEQLRALEELKAMAETYGFDISRPASTAQEAIQWTYLAYLAATKEQNGAAMSLGRVSTFLDIYIERDLANGVITETEAQEFIDHFVMKLRMIRFLRTPAYDELFSGDPTWVTESIGGMGTDGRPLCTKSSMRFLHTVYNLGPAPEPNLTVLWSEKLPSNFKDFCAKVSIDTSTIQYENDDLMRPKFGDDYGIACCVSAMPIGKQMQFFGARCNLAKALLYAINGGVDDKSGKQVGPDFGKVESDYLDYDEVMEKFKKTQAWLAGLYLNTLNVIHYMHDKYAYERIQMALHDRKVHRTLAGGIAGLSVVADAFSAMKHAKVKVIRNEEGIATDYEVEGDYPAYGNNDDRVDSIACELVEGFMAELRKHPTYRNSEPTMSILTITSNVVYGKKTGNTPDGRKAGEPFAPGANPMHGRDVKGSVASMASVAKLPYDDAEDGISYTFSIVPKALGKTDETRVQNLSGLIDGYFLETGQHINVNVFDREMLEDAMEKPELYPQLTIRVSGYAVNFTRLTREQQLDVINRTFHERM
- the pflA gene encoding pyruvate formate-lyase-activating protein — its product is MTLQEAREVRGRISTFESCGTVDGPGLRTVVFMQGCPLRCLYCHNPETWEFGGGDECTAGEVFDEISKYRNFWKTSGGGVTFSGGEPMSRPRFLEALLMLCREEGIHTVVDTSGFTLITETVRRIVELTDLFLLDIKSVNANMHQIITGESNKNTMAFAEYLASVAKPVWMRYVIVPRLNDRVHCLEKMAKWARAQGNIEKVELLPFHKMGEWKWKKYELPYRLSETWEPGAEEVKQYADIFRAEGLVVD
- a CDS encoding monomeric [FeFe] hydrogenase, with translation MFHDNKANRLRKEILARVARAFFADQPADTINRIPISMRLKGARNASRCCIYKDRAVLKYRTMAALGYSVENETDELKPISAYFENALRRTEAADPVLTVIDVACSACVTTQYSATNACKGCLARSCETVCPKKAIEFREGKAWLNPEKCVNCGLCMKACPYHAIIHIPIPCEEACPVGAITKDPETGRELIDRTKCTYCGKCLRECPFAAITDLSQMIDVLKALQSRHAVAMIAPSVAGQLPGTLPQLITALKTIGFSDVVEVAAGADQTALHESAEWLERTTGGEAFMTTSCCPAYIETVEKHLPELKPYVSDTPTPMAYTAANVRKKDPEAITVFIGPCIAKRVEARKNPDVDFVLTFEELGAMLVGAEVDVLECEAASFSAEPSREGRGFAASRGVTKAVEAALPDCRRLMKPVQVDGIDRKSLLRMKQWSSGTCPGNFVEVMSCEGGCIAGPGTIGNPRIALKELARLCDESPTMTDRRTDEPVSI
- a CDS encoding NAD(P)H-dependent oxidoreductase subunit E, whose amino-acid sequence is MKTVNVSICTGTACHLMGGAHLLTFDEMLDPVTAGHVTLTGSHCLGLCGDEKNGKAPFARVNDRIISDATLNKLLRAVREEIGLESD
- a CDS encoding SpoIIE family protein phosphatase; translation: MKNLFTELEFYQVRKASEHTAGDAFMVQKDPESHRLLAVLSDGLGSGVKANILANMTASMAIKFADSYTDFVHYAQIIMNSLPVCRVRRIAYATFTVIDCHPDGFVQIVEQGNPPFILLRNGKAVKVPCREFAGDQDDYRKLRVSRFTAQPEDRIIFFSDGVTEAGMGSPKYPLGWRLSGCTAYTEEQVQNDTSISARRLARSIVQAALQLETGYQACDDITSGVLYFRTPRRTLLASGPPFSEKKDREYAEIIRRFDGTKIVSGGTSADIVARELKREIQTDLFRFKRSSLPPVSTLDGIDLVTEGILTLTEVLNLLEKKKRPVQQNAATLLCEHLLNSDLIHLLVGTRINQAHQDPSLPMELEIRRSLLRRIATVLEEHYLKEVTLEFI
- a CDS encoding [Fe-Fe] hydrogenase large subunit C-terminal domain-containing protein, translated to MNRQYPIYTEKTDCRDCYKCVRHCPVKAIKIENGHATVIPERCIACGLCVHTCPAGAKKVRNDVARTKNLLQRKDKVIASLAPSYAGEWPDTAPGALAGALKQLGFYAVSETALGAEAVTHSIAESLKHAAPGLHISTACPVVVDHIRKYRPEFTGCLSSLLSPMQAHARLLKAHYGPDTAVVFIGPCIAKKCESDAFDGLTDIALTFQETAEWLDECGIIPEEVEPAVFEPEPAAHGALYPVVGGMNKTLEDYDLPDTELLAMSGIDAILQTLENLDTESLDVPVFLEALACPGGCIGGPQTKARHTLLTGELAIRRNTEMKRPAAPAEAVRHTFSAAPPAPAAASESDLRTALERVGKHKPEDELNCGGCGYETCRTFAAALLQGKAEPDMCLSYLRKQAQKKANALLRCMPSGVVIVDDALRVIECNENFAMLAGEGTRLAYEARPGLEGADLRKILPFFSLFDHVNQTGREYHSDTLRFDDRLLKVSIFPIETGKTVGATLLDVTQTEYRRELIAQKAREVIDKNMAAVQDIACKLGEHMADTEILLRSIADDYADAPESHQSRR
- a CDS encoding (2Fe-2S) ferredoxin domain-containing protein gives rise to the protein MKNSIIICMGSSCFARGNREHLELIENYLHGNGIAAEITFSGCRCRDKCGCGPNIEINGNLHHELDTGTLLDLLEHYFSDALPSP